Proteins encoded by one window of Manduca sexta isolate Smith_Timp_Sample1 chromosome 12, JHU_Msex_v1.0, whole genome shotgun sequence:
- the LOC115443572 gene encoding serine/threonine-protein kinase N has product MADPGYYHSDYIRHPVLHELGVKYGIKTECIPEIALPTKLEELKDVIRREIRKELKIKEGAEKLREVATDRRSLSDVANIVKKANIKLNELKSDLQELESQLLLSRGQSTPTSPEDLSYDEEIILASEAAQQQRQLGEATTDRKLASLEKQLNIELKVKQGAENMIQSISSSNQSRDKKLLAEAHQMLADSKDKIEYLKLRISKLTKQQKGDNAGSNGDGRTTDATGVDALLDERIAELRNRLRIEAAVVEGSKNAIRLLQSDKKVTDKKALQEAQTSLLESTQKLDLLRRSLDMRRQELPAESAAFVELGHELRSTGSSPGYVSLSGGSGSRAPFLSPAPMISPCVQVTGTLEVRLMGCQDLLEDVPGRSRRDPLASPSDLKSFVKGVTIRNSMKYTYSIKEDTSNEIMAVLKLDNHTVAQTSWRPCSQQAWDQRFTMKLDKSRELEIGIHWKDWRGLCAIKFLRLEEFIDDIRHGMALELEPQGLLFAEIKFLNPIISRKPKLQRQRKIFKQQGKNIPRPSYGDMHIPAVVLGRLLKRSSPSIQNIQTAHITPPQQHSFESASVDNREIENPNITLGGMAGIRPLGLPSTPTTPQVPSTPPPKPTLPLQPPPNVSTLRMEKELQEAFAFLEDSYTKDNYVTKEPQTPSCDTPLVEYPPSPSPKLLLEYPSNEDQIVEVTSNMRLSSSRSSSVIETMGKEQDSRRQSGEMSMESFRLLSVLGRGHFGKVILAQYRPTNEYFAIKALKKGDIIARDEVDSLLSEKRIFEVANAIRHPFLVNLFACFQTDQHVCFVMEYAAGGDLMMHIHADVFTEPRAVFYAACVVLGLQYLHENNIIYRDLKLDNLLLDTEGYVKIADFGLCKEGMGWGDRTGTFCGTPEFLAPEVLTETSYTRAVDWWGLGVLIFEMLVGESPFPGEDEGEVFDSIVNDEVRYPRTLSLEAIALMRRLLRKNPERRLGSSERDAEDVKKQAFFRNVDWEQLLLRKVKPPFVPTIQNLEDVSNFDSEFTSEAAVLTPPKEPRPLSATDHKLFQDFTYMADWC; this is encoded by the exons ATGGCAGACCCAGGTTATTATCACAGTGATTATATTCGACACCCTGTTCTACACGAGCTCGGCGTCAAGTACGGAATAAAGACTGAATGTATTCCAGAAATAGCATTGCCGACTAAGTTAGAGGAACTCAAGGATGTCATACGTAGAGAGATACGTAAAGAACTCAAAATAAAAGAGGGTGCTGAGAAACTACGCGAAGTGGCCACGGACAGGCGATCGCTTTCCGACGTTGCCAATATCGTTAAAAAAgctaatataaaactaaacgaGTTGAAATCGGACCTGCAAGAGCTGGAATCTCAACTCCTATTGTCTCGTGGTCAGTCTACACCCACGTCGCCGGAGGACTTATCTTACGATGAAGAGATCATCTTGGCTTCGGAAGCGGCGCAGCAGCAGAGGCAGCTTGGTGAAGCCACAACTGATAGAAAACTAGCATCTCTTGAAAAACAGTTAAACATTGAACTAAAAGTAAAGCAAGGCGCCGAAAATATGATACAAAGTATAAGCAGCAGTAACCAATCAAGAGACAAAAAGCTGTTAGCTGAAGCACATCAAATGCTTGCTGATTCTAaagataaaattgaatatttaaagttgCGTATATCAAAATTGACCAAGCAACAAAAAGGTGATAATGCTGGATCAAATGGTGATGGCAGGACAACAGATGCAACTGGGGTTGATGCATTGTTAGATGAGAGAATAGCAGAGCTAAGGAACCGTCTACGTATAGAGGCAGCTGTAGTGGAAGGCTCAAAAAATGCCATAAGACTTTTGCAAAGTGATAAAAAAGTTACTGACAAGAAAGCATTGCAAGAAGCCCAGACCAGTCTTTTGGAGTCTACACAGAAATTAGATTTACTGCGTAGGTCTCTAGACATGCGTCGGCAAGAACTTCCTGCAGAAAGTGCTGCTTTTGTAGAACTTGGACATGAGTTACGCAGTACTGGCTCAAGTCCAGGCTACGTAAGTCTGTCAGGTGGGAGTGGATCCAGAGCTCCATTCTTGTCACCAGCACCCATGATTAGTCCGTGTGTACAAGTGACTGGTACACTGGAAGTCCGGTTAATGGGTTGCCAAGATCTCTTGGAAGATGTGCCAGGTCGCAGTCGTCGTGATCCCCTTGCCAGCCCTTCAGACTTGAAATCTTTTGTCAAGGGTGTGACAATACGTAATTCTATGAAATATACATACAGCATTAAAGAAGACACAAGCAATGAGATAATGGCAGTATTAAAGCTTGACAATCACACCGTAGCCCAGACCAGCTGGAGGCCTTGCTCACAACAAGCATGGGATCAAAG ATTCACAATGAAGTTGGATAAATCAAGAGAACTTGAGATTGGAATTCATTGGAAAGATTGGCGGGGGCTATGTGCTATTAAGTTCTTAAGATTGGAAgaatttattgatgatatacGTCATGGTATGGCATTAGAACTTGAACCACAAGGTCTTTTATTTGCTGAAATAAAATTCCTGAATCCAATTATATCTAGAAAACCAAAACTACAAAGACAGAGAAAGATTTTCAAGCAACaaggtaaaaatataccaaGACCATCTTATGGTGATATGCATATACCTGCTGTTGTATTAGGCAGACTCTTAAAACGGTCTTCTCCATCCattcaaaatattcaaactGCTCATATAACTCCTCCACAACAACACAGCTTTGAATCAGCATCTGTTGATAACAGAGAGAtagaaaatccaaatatcacacTTGGTGGCATGGCAGGAATTCGTCCACTGGGTCTACCTTCTACTCCAACTACACCTCAGGTGCCCAGCACTCCTCCACCCAAACCAACATTACCCCTTCAACCACCACCCAATGTGTCTACACTGAGAATGGAAAAAGAACTTCAAGAAGCCTTTGCATTTTTAGAAGACTCTTATACAAAAGATAATTATGTCACAAAAGAACCACAAACACCGTCTTGTGACACTCCATTGGTGGAATATCCTCCATCACCATCTCCAAAATTGTTATTGGAGTACCCAAGCAATGAAGACCAGATAGTCGAAGTAACAAGTAATATGCGATTGTCATCCTCTCGATCTTCATCAGTTATAGAGACTATGGGCAAAGAACAAGACTCTAGAAGGCAATCTGGTGAAATGTCAATGGAAAGTTTTAGATTATTAAGTGTTCTTGGCAGAGGTCACTTTGGCAAAGTAATCCTAGCCCAGTACAGACCAACAAATGAGTACTTTGCAATAAAAGCCCTAAAGAAAGGCGACATAATAGCAAGAGACGAAGTTGATTCTTTGTTGTCggaaaaaagaatatttgagGTTGCTAATGCTATCAGGCATccatttttagtaaatttatttgctTGTTTCCAGACAGATCaacatgtttgttttgtaatggAATATGCAGCTGGAGGTGATCTTATGATGCATATACATGCTGATGTGTTCACCGAGCCTAGGGCAGTATTTTATGCAGCTTGTGTAGTATTAGGCCTACAGTatttacatgaaaataatattatttatagagatTTAAAGTTAGACAACTTACTTTTAGATACTGAGGGCTATGTTAAGATAGCTGATTTTGGCCTGTGTAAGGAAGGTATGGGATGGGGTGACCGTACGGGTACATTCTGTGGAACACCAGAATTTCTCGCCCCAGAGGTGTTAACCGAGACATCCTACACGCGAGCTGTTGACTGGTGGGGTCTGGgcgttttaatatttgaaatgttagTTGGTGAATCGCCATTCCCAGGTGAAGATGAAGGAGAAGTTTTTGACTCGATTGTTAATGACGAAGTACGCTACCCCAGAACTTTATCTCTAGAAGCCATAGCGCTTATGCGTCGATTGCTGCGAAAGAACCCTGAAAGACGCTTAGGCTCTTCTGAGAGAGATGCAGAAGATGTGAAGAAGCAGGCATTCTTCCGAAATGTGGATTGGGAGCAATTGTTGCTTCGAAAGGTAAAACCACCATTTGTGCCAACAATACAGAACTTAGAGGATGTAAGCAATTTCGACAGCGAGTTCACGTCTGAAGCAGCCGTGCTTACGCCTCCGAAGGAGCCGCGACCACTCAGTGCCACTGACCACAAGTTATTCCAAGACTTCACCTACATGGCAGACTGGTGCTAG
- the LOC115443574 gene encoding BTB/POZ domain-containing protein KCTD5: MAERIGDCDFLEEDIQKFNNERRSSKQWVKLNVGGTYFLTTKTTLSRDPNSFLFRLVQEDSDLISDRDETGAYLIDRDPTYFSPVLNYLRHGKLVINNDIAEEGVLEEAEFYNITELIRLVKERICLRERRPLKDSKKHVYRVLQFHEEELTQMVSTMSDGWKFEQLINIGSQYNYGNDEHAEFLCVVSRECGSSLNSNDIEPTDRAKVLQQKGSRM; encoded by the exons ATGGCGGAGCGAATTGGTGACTGTGATTTTTTGGAAGAagatatacaaaaatttaaCAATGAAAGGCGGAGTAGTAAGCAGTGGGTGAAGCTTAACGTTGGCGGAACATATTTTCTGACAACCAAGACGACTTTATCTAGGGACcctaattcatttttatttcgattagtGCAAGAAGACAGTGATTTGATTTCGGACAGG gaCGAAACCGGCGCTTACTTAATAGACAGAGACCCGACGTATTTCTCACCAGTACTCAACTACCTTCGTCATGGTAAATTGGTCATCAACAATGATATCGCCGAGGAAGGAGTGTTGGAAGAGGCTGAGTTTTATAATATCACTGAGCTCATAAGACTAGTTAAAGAAAGAATATGCCTTAGGGAGCGACGACCACTAAAGGACTCCAAGAAACATGTTTACAGAGTTCTCCAGTTTCACGAAGAAGAGTTGACACAGATGGTGTCGACGATGTCAGACGGTTGGAAGTTTGAGCAGTTGATTAACATTGGATCACAATATAACTATGGCAATGATGAGCATGCTGAATTTCTTTGTGTAGTGAGCCGTGAGTGTGGCAGTTCTCTAAACAGTAATGATATTGAGCCCACAGACCGTGCTAAGGTGCTTCAACAAAAAGGCTCACGGATGTGA
- the LOC115443577 gene encoding uncharacterized protein LOC115443577, with translation MWCTWTVLLVSCTLVKAAEVEVTTETAVPVATTRAPPRTLDRQAGELAWKSWLQSAESGNQNAPPRRITTKSLFITPFVCPKGQRLDRNGCVQVVTVNKDEHERILLEQLNALFTSAPSGDNVLYDYGDGDDQPGDGPLQLNIPIGLDPQAAPFQGQEPSGQAQDLQGNYANIDKKDINKQNGDASVEAELEILKLQNSRNNTGLPDGVGVLNHNVLTNLHYPEKPKRDSPLNITDIEALNVTTDEGQKEFVYGHVNVDPVIYNAENQNKKSEELVKDQPTDLLQIVSNSTSTNGSLKQNSTEEKINPPSHVLKKDGDHSKLSPENDYSDIGEAIKLISRYAEVTTDDNFAKDIKKAAIKEDSVLGTRTKLQHRRNKPRPTETKESEAVIMQQDSSNKNKLHTYGDLINNGVIYRYPWPSQHAQSPPPGYPFRHLQDYWPGQNKIGGVYNTHENPRRHHHSYPHNFRPHSYPYYGVYPGAQDTYPEQLKRFIHRVAQHHASPQRSHTNNQDLYSLLGLRHWFSSEGTAKR, from the exons ATGTGGTGCACGTGGACGGTATTACTGGTGTCGTGCACACTAGTGAAGGCGGCAGAGGTCGAGGTGACGACGGAGACGGCGGTACCGGTGGCGACCACTCGCGCGCCGCCCCGCACCCTCGACCGGCAAGCCGGCGAGCTCGCCTGGAAATCCTGGCTGCAAAGCGCCGAGAGCGGCAACCAAAATGCTCCACCAAGAAGAATTACCACTAAGTCTTTGTTCATAACGCCCTTCGTGTGCCCGAAAGGGCAGCGCCTCGACAGGAATGGTTGCGTTCAG GTGGTGACAGTAAATAAAGATGAACACGAACGCATTCTGCTGGAGCAATTGAATGCACTGTTCACCTCGGCTCCTAGCGGCGACAACGTGTTGTACGACTACGGCGACGGCGACGACCAACCCGGCGACGGCCCCCTACAGCTTAACATACCTATCGGCTTAGATCCTCAAGCGGCGCCGTTCCAGGGCCAGGAGCCATCTGGACAG GCTCAAGATCTACAAGGAAATTATGCTAATATTGACaagaaagatataaataaacaaaatggtgACGCCAGCGTAGAAGCTGAATTAGAAATCTTAAAACTTCAAAACTCTCGTAACAACACGGGTTTGCCCGATGGAGTAGGTGTGTTGAATCATAACGTACTGACTAATTTACATTACCCAGAGAAACCAAAACGTGACAGCCCTCTCAACATTACTGATATTGAAGCTCTAAATGTAACCACCGACGAAGGGCAAAAAGAATTTGTGTATGGACATGTTAATGTCGACCCTGTTATTTACAATGCTGAAAATCAAAATAAGAAGTCTGAAGAACTCGTTAAAGATCAACCCACCGATTTGTTACAAATAGTAAGCAATAGCACATCTACAAATGGTTCTTTAAAGCAAAATTCTACCGAGGAAAAAATCAACCCTCCATCCCACGTACTAAAAAAAGATGGAGATCACTCTAAACTTAGCCCTGAAAACGATTATTCAGACATTGGTGAGGCTATAAAATTGATAAGCCGATATGCTGAAGTGACAACGGATGACAACTTTGCCAAAGATATAAAGAAAGCTGCAATAAAGGAAGACAGCGTATTGGGAACTCGCACTAAACTTCAGCATCGTCGCAATAAACCAAGACCTACAGAGACGAAGGAATCAGAGGCAGTTATAATGCAACAGGATTCCagcaacaaaaacaaattacacaCTTATGGCGATCTAATCAATAACGGAGTTATTTACCGGTACCCTTGGCCAAGTCAGCACGCTCAGTCACCACCACCCGGGTACCCGTTCCGGCATTTACAAGACTATTGGCCTGGACAAAACAAAATCGGAGGAGTTTATAATACTCATGAGAATCCTCGGCGTCACCATCATTCTTATCCTCATAATTTCCGACCTCACAGTTACCCTTATTACGGCGTTTACCCCGGAGCACAAGACACGTATCCTGAGCAACTCAAGCGGTTCATTCACAGAGTAGCTCAACACCATGCAAGTCCCCAGCGATCTCACACAAACAACCAGGACCTCTACAGCCTTCTCGGTTTGAGGCACTGGTTCAGTAGTGAAGGCACGGCCAAGAGATAG
- the LOC115443578 gene encoding glucose-induced degradation protein 4 homolog: protein MPVKVDITPPPPANSKQPGVTKSLLYNGSKFQGHQKSKGNSYEVEVVLQHVDEENSYLCGYLKIKGLTEEFPTLTTFFDGEIISAKYPFLTRKWDADEDVDRKHWSKFDLFVPYLKTFNSDSFDYESLAKADYVFMRWKEHFLVPDHTIKDINGASFAGFYYICFHKSAATIEGYYYHRSSEWYQSLTLSHVPEHSIQIYEFR from the exons ATGCCAGTTAAAGTCGATATTACGCCGCCTCCACCTGCAAATTCAAAACAACCTGGCGTTACAAAATCTCTTCTTTACAACGGGTCGAAATTTCAAGGACACCAAAAAAGCAAAGGAAATTCATATGAGGTCGAAGTGGTTTTACAG catGTAGACGAGGAAAATTCATATCTTTGTGGTTATTTAAAGATTAAAGGGTTAACTGAGGAATTTCCAACACTGACTACATTTTTTGATGGTGAAATTATATCAGCAAAATATCCTTTCCTTACAAGAAAATGGGATGCTGATGAAGATGTTGATAGGAAACATTgg agcAAGTTCGACTTATTTGTACCATATTTAAAGACTTTCAATTCAGATTCATTTGATTATGAGTCTCTTGCAAAGGCTGACTATGTATTTATGAGGTGGAAAGAACACTTTTTAGTGCCAGACCATACAATAAAGGACATTAATGGTGCTTCATTTGctggtttttattatatatgcttTCACAAGTCTGCAGCCACAATAGAAGGTTACTATTATCATCGGAGCTCTGAATG GTATCAATCTCTGACTTTAAGCCATGTTCCCGAACACAGCATTCAAATTTATGAGTTCAGATGA